One region of Macadamia integrifolia cultivar HAES 741 chromosome 11, SCU_Mint_v3, whole genome shotgun sequence genomic DNA includes:
- the LOC122093096 gene encoding putative pectate lyase 2 — MASVTHSVLFSCLLAASLVSSSQAYSGGYGYGGYGYGSRSSEKRVMNKIDACWRSNANWGSNRRALADCAIGFGEEAIGGKYGKFYVVTCSADDPINPKPGTLRFGAIQTQPLWIIFARDMVIKLQNELIMNSFKTIDGRGAQVEIAYGLCITVQGVSHVIIHGISFHDCTPGKSGLVRSSPTHVGQRIGSPGDAIQVFASSNVWIDHCYFARCADGLTDVTHGSTAITISNNYFTQHDEVMLLGHSDTFTADKIMKVTVAFNVFGPGCVERLPRVRFGYAHVVNNRYDKWLMYAVGGSANPTIFSQGNYYVAPTLNCISQVTKRQCGEGWENWKWRSSGDLFFNGAYFVQSGYGSCSPLYDGYQSFTASPAFMVPDLTADAGALDCVRRRLC, encoded by the exons ATGGCTTCTGTAACCCATTCTGTCCTCTTCTCATGTCTACTTGCAGCATCTCTGGTCTCATCCTCACAGGCATACTCGGGAGGCTACGGCTATGGTGGTTACGGTTATGGATCTAGATCATCAGAGAAGAGAGTCATGAACAAAATCGACGCTTGTTGGCGCTCCAATGCGAACTGGGGATCCAATCGCCGCGCCCTGGCTGACTGTGCCATAGGGTTTGGTGAGGAGGCAATTGGAGGAAAATATGGAAAATTTTACGTAGTTACTTGTTCGGCAGATGATCCAATCAATCCAAAGCCAGGGACACTTCGTTTTGGTGCAATCCAAACACAGCCTTTGTGGATAATATTTGCTAGGGATATGGTTATTAAGCTACAAAATGAGCTTATAATGAATAGTTTCAAGACCATAGATGGGAGAGGAGCTCAGGTTGAAATAGCTTATGGACTTTGCATTACAGTGCAAGGTGTGAGCCATGTTATAATACATGGAATCAGTTTTCATGATTGTACACCTGGGAAGTCTGGTTTGGTCCGTAGCTCTCCGACTCATGTCGGCCAGCGAATTGGGTCTCCCGGCGATGCCATTCAAGTTTTTGCATCCTCCAACGTATGGATTGATCACTGCTATTTCGCACGATGTGCCGATGGCCTCACTGATGTAACCCATGGGTCTACGGCTATCACCATCTCCAACAACTACTTCACCCAACACGATGAA GTGATGCTGTTGGGGCACAGTGACACTTTTACAGCGGACAAGATTATGAAAGTTACAGTGGCCTTCAATGTTTTTGGCCCAGGTTGTGTGGAGAGGCTgccaag GGTCAGGTTTGGGTATGCCCATGTAGTGAATAATAGATATGATAAATGGCTAATGTATGCTGTTGGTGGGAGTGCCAATCCAACAATCTTTAGCCAAGGAAACTACTATGTGGCCCCAACA TTGAATTGCATATCACAGGTGACAAAGAGACAGTGTGGAGAAGGGTGGGAGAATTGGAAATGGAGGTCTTCTggggatttattttttaatggagCTTATTTTGTTCAGTCTGGATATGGTTCATGTTCACCACTATATGACGGCTACCAGTCGTTCACAGCTTCCCCGGCATTCATGGTGCCTGACCTAACAGCCGATGCTGGTGCTCTTGACTGCGTTCGAAGACGACTGTGCTGA
- the LOC122093095 gene encoding putative pectate lyase 2, with the protein MASTTHSLLFLCLLAAFLVSTSQGYGYSQGHRSSGKKVMNKIDACWRWNSNWASNRRALANCATGFGEGAIGGKYGKIYVVTTPADDPVNPKPGTLRYGAIQTAPLWIIFKRDMVIKLQNELIMNSYKTIDGRGAKVEIAYGPCITVQGVSHVIIHGISIHDCVPGKSGMVRSSPTHVGHRQGSDGDAIAVFASTNVWIDHCYLARCADGLIDIIHASTSITVSNNYFTQHDKVMLLGHNDGFTADKIMKITLAFNHFGPGCVQRMPRVRFGYAHVVNNRYDEWLMYAVGGSANPTIFSQGNYYVAPNNYNSKKVTKRECKGGWVNWKWRSSGDLFLNGAYFVQSGYGSCSPQYGGYQWFTAAPAFMVPALTANAGPLHCFGGRQC; encoded by the exons ATGGCTTCTACTACCCATTCCCTCCTCTTCTTGTGTCTACTTGCAGCATTTCTGGTCTCAACCTCACAAGGCTATGGCTACAGTCAGGGTCATAGATCATCAGGGAAGAAAGTCATGAACAAAATTGATGCATGCTGGCGTTGGAATTCTAATTGGGCATCCAACCGCCGCGCCTTGGCCAACTGCGCCACCGGCTTCGGTGAAGGCGCGATCGGAGGAAAGTACGGTAAAATTTACGTAGTTACAACTCCGGCCGACGATCCGGTCAATCCAAAGCCCGGCACACTTAGGTATGGTGCAATCCAAACAGCGCCTTTGTGGATAATATTTAAAAGGGATATGGTTATTAAGCTACAAAATGAGCTTATTATGAATAGTTACAAGACTATAGATGGGAGAGGGGCTAAGGTGGAGATAGCTTATGGGCCTTGCATTACAGTACAAGGTGTGAGCCATGTCATAATACATGGAATCAGTATACATGATTGTGTACCGGGGAAGTCTGGGATGGTCCGTAGCTCTCCGACCCATGTCGGCCATCGTCAGGGGTCCGACGGCGACGCCATTGCCGTGTTTGCATCCACGAACGTCTGGATCGACCACTGCTATCTTGCTCGATGCGCCGATGGACTCATCGATATAATCCATGCTTCCACATCCATCACTGTCTCCAACAACTACTTCACCCAACATGACAAA GTGATGCTGTTGGGACACAATGATGGCTTTACAGCGGATAAGATTATGAAAATTACACTGGCTTTTAACCATTTTGGCCCAGGTTGTGTGCAGAGGATGCCAAG GGTCAGGTTTGGGTATGCCCATGTAGTGAACAACAGATATGATGAGTGGCTAATGTATGCTGTCGGTGGAAGTGCCAATCCAACAATCTTTAGCCAAGGAAACTATTATGTAGCCCCTAACAATTACAATTCCAAAAag GTAACTAAGAGAGAGTGCAAAGGAGGTTGGGTGAATTGGAAATGGAGGTCTTCAGGTGACTTATTTTTGAACGGAGCTTATTTTGTTCAGTCTGGATATGGGTCATGCTCCCCACAATACGGCGGCTACCAATGGTTCACGGCTGCTCCGGCGTTCATGGTGCCTGCATTAACAGCCAATGCAGGTCCCCTTCATTGTTTTGGAGGACGACAATGCTGA
- the LOC122093613 gene encoding cellulose synthase-like protein H1 isoform X2 produces the protein MANPRISIPLQERNPGKNTLERVLDLIIFFLLLLLLLYRLLSFNFHGFTWKLAFFCESWFTFCWILTMNAKWTPVDYTTYPERLLQWFGDELPPVDMFVTTADPVLEPSIITVNTVLSLLAVDYPAHKLACYVSDDGASPLTFYSLVEASKFAKLWVPFCKKYDVQVRAPFMYFSTEPMSTSHISSDHFQQEWKKIKDKYEQLTQRIEEAAQKSVPCDLTGDFEAFSNIERRDHPSIVKVIWENKGNLPDGLPHLVYVSREKRPKTPHHYKAGAMNVLTRVSGVMTNSPFMLNVDCDMFTNNPKISLMAMCFLLGFEKECESGFVQCPQKYYGAPKDDPFGNQLVVLNHTVGRGLAGMQGPFYGGTGCFHRREVIYGLSPDEAETKARYMSLRKWPYEALRAKFGYSLEFLESAGRVLFVMNEHPDHSKDLSSSVKAAISVAACDYESDTQWGKHVGWIYGSTTEDILTGLKIHTKGWKSIFFDPDPSAFLGCAPPTGPTTLTQMKRWATGLLEILWSNNSPIVGTLIGKIQFRQCLGYLYVLIWALCSLPELCYSLLPAYSIFTNTSFLPTDSEPAFFIVGSLFMVYNLSTLLDYLRCGLPVRAWWNNQKMARIQSSTAWLFGLLDVILKLLGLSETIFIVTRKDQSTSSEGGSGDTNSDSGRFTFDESPIFVPATSLLLVHLTALAMACLRVQPFQTVRDGQAGPGIGEIICSTWIVLSFFPFLKGLFRGGIYGIPLVILYKSTTLALLFMYFSMRLGLKGQTL, from the exons ATGGCGAATCCCAGAATCTCTATTCCCCTCCAAGAGAGAAACCCTGGTAAAAACACCCTAGAGAGAGTCCTAgacctcatcatcttctttctcctcctcctcctcctcttatATCGTCTActatcattcaactttcatggCTTCACTTGGAAGCTTGCATTCTTCTGCGAGTCATGGTTCACCTTCTGCTGGATCCTCACTATGAATGCTAAATGGACTCCTGTTGATTACACCACCTACCCTGAACGCCTCTTACAATG GTTTGGTGATGAGCTTCCCCCAGTGGACATGTTTGTGACTACAGCAGATCCAGTTCTTGAACCCTCAATTATCACTGTCAACACTGTTCTCTCCTTGTTGGCAGTGGACTACCCAGCTCACAAGCTAGCTTGTTATGTCTCTGATGATGGCGCATCTCCTCTTACCTTTTATTCTCTTGTGGAAGCATCTAAGTTTGCTAAGCTTTGGGTTCCTTTCTGTAAGAAGTATGATGTTCAAGTTAGAGCCCCCTTTATGTATTTTTCTACTGAGCCCATGTCAACTTCCCATATCTCATCCGATCACTTCCAACAGGAATGGAAGAAGATTAAG GATAAATATGAACAACTTACCCAAAGAATCGAAGAGGCTGCTCAGAAATCTGTTCCATGTGATCTGACTGGTGATTTTGAAGCTTTCTCAAATATAGAACGTAGAGACCATCCGAGTATAGTTAAG GTAATATGGGAGAACAAGGGAAATCTTCCAGATGGGTTGCCACACCTGGTATATGTGTCCAGAGAGAAGAGGCCCAAAACCCCACATCATTACAAAGCAGGGGCCATGAATGTCTTG ACTAGAGTCTCAGGGGTGATGACAAACTCCCCTTTTATGCTCAACGTTGACTGTGATATGTTCACAAACAATCCAAAGATTAGTCTCATGGCAATGTGTTTTCTGCTTGGTTTCGAAAAAGAATGTGAAAGCGGATTTGTTCAGTGCCCACAAAAGTACTATGGAGCCCCAAAAGATGACCCGTTTGGAAATCAATTGGTCGTGTTGAACCAT ACTGTGGGCCGTGGATTAGCAGGAATGCAAGGCCCTTTTTATGGTGGAACTGGATGCTTTCACAGAAGGGAAGTTATATATGGGCTATCACCAGATGAAGCAGAAACTAAAGCAAGATATATGAGTTTAA GAAAATGGCCCTACGAAGCACTTCGAGCGAAATTTGGATATTCACTTGAATTTTTGGAATCAGCGGGTCGGGTATTGTTTGTGATGAACGAACATCCGGACCATTCGAAAGATCTTTCGAGCTCTGTCAAGGCAGCTATCTCAGTCGCAGCTTGTGACTACGAGTCCGACACACAGTGGGGTAAACATGTGGGGTGGATCTACGGCTCCACAACCGAAGACATCCTCACTGGACTCAAGATTCATACAAAGGGTTGGAAGTCCATATTTTTTGACCCAGACCCATCTGCATTTCTCGGGTGTGCACCCCCGACTGGGCCCACAACATTGACCCAAATGAAGAGATGGGCCACTGGTCTCCTAGAGATTCTATGGAGCAACAACAGTCCCATCGTCGGGACCCTCATTGGAAAGATTCAGTTCCGGCAATGCTTGGGCTATCTCTACGTGTTGAtttgggctctttgttctcttcCTGAACTTTGCTACAGTCTACTGCCAGCCTACTCCATCTTCACCAACACCAGTTTCCTACCTAcg GACTCTGAACCGGCCTTCTTCATTGTTGGTTCTCTTTTCATGGTTTACAACCTTAGCACCCTATTAGATTATCTTCGATGTGGCTTACCGGTCCGAGCATGGTGGAACAACCAGAAAATGGCTAGGATACAATCATCTACTGCGTGGTTGTTTGGGCTATTGGATGTCATTCTCAAGTTGTTAGGCTTATCAGAGACTATCTTCATAGTGACACGGAAAGATCAAAGCACATCAAGCGAAGGTGGTAGTGGTGACACAAACTCCGATAGCGGCCGGTTCACTTTTGATGAGTCACCTATCTTTGTGCCAGCCACATCCCTCCTATTGGTTCATCTAACTGCGCTTGCAATGGCTTGTCTGAGGGTTCAGCCTTTTCAAACGGTCCGTGATGGCCAGGCCGGGCCGGGGATCGGAGAGATCATTTGCAGTACATGGATTGTGCTGAGCTTCTTTCCATTTCTAAAAGGGCTTTTCCGGGGAGGAATTTATGGGATCCCCTTGGTAATCTTGTACAAGTCCACCACTTTGGCTTTACTCTTTATGTACTTCTCAATGCGTCTAGGTTTGAAAGGTCAAACCTTGTGA
- the LOC122093613 gene encoding cellulose synthase-like protein H1 isoform X1 — protein MANPRISIPLQERNPGKNTLERVLDLIIFFLLLLLLLYRLLSFNFHGFTWKLAFFCESWFTFCWILTMNAKWTPVDYTTYPERLLQWFGDELPPVDMFVTTADPVLEPSIITVNTVLSLLAVDYPAHKLACYVSDDGASPLTFYSLVEASKFAKLWVPFCKKYDVQVRAPFMYFSTEPMSTSHISSDHFQQEWKKIKDKYEQLTQRIEEAAQKSVPCDLTGDFEAFSNIERRDHPSIVKVIWENKGNLPDGLPHLVYVSREKRPKTPHHYKAGAMNVLTRVSGVMTNSPFMLNVDCDMFTNNPKISLMAMCFLLGFEKECESGFVQCPQKYYGAPKDDPFGNQLVVLNHTVGRGLAGMQGPFYGGTGCFHRREVIYGLSPDEAETKARYMSLSNGKWPYEALRAKFGYSLEFLESAGRVLFVMNEHPDHSKDLSSSVKAAISVAACDYESDTQWGKHVGWIYGSTTEDILTGLKIHTKGWKSIFFDPDPSAFLGCAPPTGPTTLTQMKRWATGLLEILWSNNSPIVGTLIGKIQFRQCLGYLYVLIWALCSLPELCYSLLPAYSIFTNTSFLPTDSEPAFFIVGSLFMVYNLSTLLDYLRCGLPVRAWWNNQKMARIQSSTAWLFGLLDVILKLLGLSETIFIVTRKDQSTSSEGGSGDTNSDSGRFTFDESPIFVPATSLLLVHLTALAMACLRVQPFQTVRDGQAGPGIGEIICSTWIVLSFFPFLKGLFRGGIYGIPLVILYKSTTLALLFMYFSMRLGLKGQTL, from the exons ATGGCGAATCCCAGAATCTCTATTCCCCTCCAAGAGAGAAACCCTGGTAAAAACACCCTAGAGAGAGTCCTAgacctcatcatcttctttctcctcctcctcctcctcttatATCGTCTActatcattcaactttcatggCTTCACTTGGAAGCTTGCATTCTTCTGCGAGTCATGGTTCACCTTCTGCTGGATCCTCACTATGAATGCTAAATGGACTCCTGTTGATTACACCACCTACCCTGAACGCCTCTTACAATG GTTTGGTGATGAGCTTCCCCCAGTGGACATGTTTGTGACTACAGCAGATCCAGTTCTTGAACCCTCAATTATCACTGTCAACACTGTTCTCTCCTTGTTGGCAGTGGACTACCCAGCTCACAAGCTAGCTTGTTATGTCTCTGATGATGGCGCATCTCCTCTTACCTTTTATTCTCTTGTGGAAGCATCTAAGTTTGCTAAGCTTTGGGTTCCTTTCTGTAAGAAGTATGATGTTCAAGTTAGAGCCCCCTTTATGTATTTTTCTACTGAGCCCATGTCAACTTCCCATATCTCATCCGATCACTTCCAACAGGAATGGAAGAAGATTAAG GATAAATATGAACAACTTACCCAAAGAATCGAAGAGGCTGCTCAGAAATCTGTTCCATGTGATCTGACTGGTGATTTTGAAGCTTTCTCAAATATAGAACGTAGAGACCATCCGAGTATAGTTAAG GTAATATGGGAGAACAAGGGAAATCTTCCAGATGGGTTGCCACACCTGGTATATGTGTCCAGAGAGAAGAGGCCCAAAACCCCACATCATTACAAAGCAGGGGCCATGAATGTCTTG ACTAGAGTCTCAGGGGTGATGACAAACTCCCCTTTTATGCTCAACGTTGACTGTGATATGTTCACAAACAATCCAAAGATTAGTCTCATGGCAATGTGTTTTCTGCTTGGTTTCGAAAAAGAATGTGAAAGCGGATTTGTTCAGTGCCCACAAAAGTACTATGGAGCCCCAAAAGATGACCCGTTTGGAAATCAATTGGTCGTGTTGAACCAT ACTGTGGGCCGTGGATTAGCAGGAATGCAAGGCCCTTTTTATGGTGGAACTGGATGCTTTCACAGAAGGGAAGTTATATATGGGCTATCACCAGATGAAGCAGAAACTAAAGCAAGATATATGAGTTTAAGTAATG GAAAATGGCCCTACGAAGCACTTCGAGCGAAATTTGGATATTCACTTGAATTTTTGGAATCAGCGGGTCGGGTATTGTTTGTGATGAACGAACATCCGGACCATTCGAAAGATCTTTCGAGCTCTGTCAAGGCAGCTATCTCAGTCGCAGCTTGTGACTACGAGTCCGACACACAGTGGGGTAAACATGTGGGGTGGATCTACGGCTCCACAACCGAAGACATCCTCACTGGACTCAAGATTCATACAAAGGGTTGGAAGTCCATATTTTTTGACCCAGACCCATCTGCATTTCTCGGGTGTGCACCCCCGACTGGGCCCACAACATTGACCCAAATGAAGAGATGGGCCACTGGTCTCCTAGAGATTCTATGGAGCAACAACAGTCCCATCGTCGGGACCCTCATTGGAAAGATTCAGTTCCGGCAATGCTTGGGCTATCTCTACGTGTTGAtttgggctctttgttctcttcCTGAACTTTGCTACAGTCTACTGCCAGCCTACTCCATCTTCACCAACACCAGTTTCCTACCTAcg GACTCTGAACCGGCCTTCTTCATTGTTGGTTCTCTTTTCATGGTTTACAACCTTAGCACCCTATTAGATTATCTTCGATGTGGCTTACCGGTCCGAGCATGGTGGAACAACCAGAAAATGGCTAGGATACAATCATCTACTGCGTGGTTGTTTGGGCTATTGGATGTCATTCTCAAGTTGTTAGGCTTATCAGAGACTATCTTCATAGTGACACGGAAAGATCAAAGCACATCAAGCGAAGGTGGTAGTGGTGACACAAACTCCGATAGCGGCCGGTTCACTTTTGATGAGTCACCTATCTTTGTGCCAGCCACATCCCTCCTATTGGTTCATCTAACTGCGCTTGCAATGGCTTGTCTGAGGGTTCAGCCTTTTCAAACGGTCCGTGATGGCCAGGCCGGGCCGGGGATCGGAGAGATCATTTGCAGTACATGGATTGTGCTGAGCTTCTTTCCATTTCTAAAAGGGCTTTTCCGGGGAGGAATTTATGGGATCCCCTTGGTAATCTTGTACAAGTCCACCACTTTGGCTTTACTCTTTATGTACTTCTCAATGCGTCTAGGTTTGAAAGGTCAAACCTTGTGA
- the LOC122093097 gene encoding putative pectate lyase 2 yields MVSPTHSLLFSCLLVACLVSTSQAYLGGNGYVYGYGTGSGTGKSSGYSGKKIMNKIDGCWRWNSNWASNRRALADCAIGFGEGAIGGKYGKFYVVTTPADDPVNPKPGTLRYGVIQTQPLWIIFARDMVIKLQNELIMNSYKTIDGRGAKVEIAYGPCITVQGVSHVIIHGISVHDCTRGKSGMVRSSPTHVGHRLGSDGDAITVFASSNVWIDHCYFARCFDGLTDVTHASTAVTISNNYFTQHDKVMLLGHNDAFTADKILKVTVAFNHFGPECVQRMPRVRFGYAHVVNNRYDQWLLYGVGGSANPTIFSQGNYFLAPNNRDFKQVTKRDCKGGWVDWKWRSSGDIFLNGAYFVQSGYGSCYPRYAEYQSLTAAPAFMVPALTADAGPLHCVPRKLC; encoded by the exons ATGGTTTCTCCAACCCATTCCCTCCTCTTCTCCTGTCTCCTAGTAGCTTGTCTGGTTTCAACCTCACAAGCATACTTGGGAGGCAATGGCTATGTCTACGGCTACGGTACCGGTAGCGGAACCGGCAAATCTTCTGGATATTCAGGGAAGAAAATCATGAACAAAATTGACGGTTGCTGGCGCTGGAATTCTAACTGGGCATCCAATCGCCGTGCCTTAGCCGACTGCGCCATAGGCTTTGGCGAGGGGGCGATCGGAGGAAAATACGGTAAATTTTACGTAGTTACCACTCCGGCCGACGATCCGGTCAATCCGAAGCCGGGCACACTTCGGTATGGTGTAATCCAGACACAGCCTCTATGGATAATATTTGCTAGAGATATGGTTATTAAGCTACAGAACGAGCTCATTATGAACAGTTACAAGACCATAGATGGGAGAGGAGCCAAGGTGGAGATAGCTTACGGACCTTGCATTACAGTACAAGGTGTGAGCCATGTCATAATACATGGGATAAGTGTACATGATTGTACACGTGGGAAGTCGGGGATGGTCCGTAGCTCTCCGACCCATGTCGGCCATCGATTGGGGTCCGACGGCGACGCCATTACCGTGTTTGCATCGTCAAACGTCTGGATTGACCACTGCTATTTCGCACGATGCTTTGATGGCCTCACCGACGTAACCCATGCTTCAACTGCCGTTACCATCTCCAACAATTATTTCACCCAACATGACAAA GTGATGCTATTGGGACACAATGATGCTTTTACTGCGGACAAGATTTTGAAAGTTACCGTGGCCTTTAACCATTTTGGACCAGAATGTGTGCAGAGAATGCCACG GGTCAGGTTCGGGTATGCCCATGTAGTGAACAACAGATACGATCAATGGCTACTGTATGGTGTTGGTGGGAGTGCCAATCCAACAATCTTTAGCCAAGGAAATTACTTCCTTGCCCCCAACAATCGCGATTTCAAACAG GTGACTAAGAGAGACTGTAAAGGGGGATGGGTGGATTGGAAATGGAGATCTTCCGGTGATATATTTCTGAATGGAGCTTATTTTGTTCAATCTGGCTATGGGTCATGCTACCCACGTTATGCCGAATACCAGTCACTCACAGCTGCACCAGCATTCATGGTGCCTGCCTTAACAGCTGATGCTGGTCCTCTTCACTGTGTTCCAAGAAAACTGTGCTAA